One window of the Eucalyptus grandis isolate ANBG69807.140 chromosome 8, ASM1654582v1, whole genome shotgun sequence genome contains the following:
- the LOC120286971 gene encoding UDP-glycosyltransferase 74G1-like, with translation MESPQKPPQAHALLLPLPVQGHISPMFQFAKRLVSKGLKATPVTTLHLSESVHTNSAAASSSVDIETISDCPGGDGQPQGEESSEAHRTRGGSRTLAELIRELDRSTHPVVAVIYDGFMPWALDVAKRCKKLGVAFFTQTCAVNNIYYHVQRGLLELPLSGGGSVEVPGLPPLEPSELPSFLYKLGSYPGSYDLVMKQFSNVGDADLVLFNNFYELEEEV, from the exons ATGGAGTCCCCGCAGAAGCCACCGCAAGCTCACGCGCTCCTCCTCCCGCTCCCCGTGCAAGGCCACATCAGCCCCATGTTCCAATTTGCCAAGCGCCTCGTCTCCAAAGGTCTCAAAGCCACCCCCGTCACCACCCTCCACCTCTCGGAATCCGTGCATACCAACtctgccgccgcctcctcctccgtcgACATCGAGACCATTTCCGACTGTCCCGGCGGAGATGGCCAGCCCCAGGGCGAGGAGTCCTCCGAGGCTCACCGGACGAGAGGCGGATCGAGAACCCTAGCTGAACTGATCCGGGAGCTCGACCGCTCAACGCATCCGGTCGTTGCGGTCATCTACGACGGGTTCATGCCGTGGGCGCTCGACGTGGCCAAGCGGTGCAAGAAGCTGGGGGTCGCTTTCTTCACGCAGACGTGTGCGGTGAACAACATATACTACCATGTCCAGCGCGGGCTCCTTGAGCTCCCTCTCTCAGGAGGAGGCAGCGTCGAGGTCCCGGGATTGCCGCCTCTTGAGCCATCGGAGCTGCCTTCGTTCTTGTACAAGCTGGGGTCTTACCCTGGCTCCTACGACCTGGTGATGAAGCAGTTTTCGAACGTGGGCGATGCGGATCTCGTGCTCTTCAACAACTTCTACGAGCTGGAAGAAGAG GTATAA